The genomic DNA ATCGTATCGGGTTGTTCGATATGATTTTGCTGAAGGACAACCATGTGGACTTTGCCGGCGGTATCGAAGCGGCCATCACACGCTGCCATCAGTATCTGAAAGAGAAAAACAAGGATTTGAAGATTGAAATCGAGGTTCGTAACTTCGACGAGTTACAGGAAGCAATGCGTGTCGGCGGTATCGACCGTATCATGCTGGACAACTTCAATATCGAGAATACGAAGAAAGCCGTCGAAATGGTTGCCGGACGTTACGAGCTGGAATCTTCAGGTGGCATCACATTCGCCACGCTTCGCGATTATGCCGAATGCGGTGTGGATTATATCTCAGTCGGAGCCCTGACACACTCTGTCAAGGGGCTGGATATGAGCTTTAAGGCTTGCTAAAGACATTAAGGCGGGCGGATCTCGTCTCTACGAAATACGCGTCACGATGCCCCCCTCTAACAGGTATTGCTGATTGCTTTCCGAGCATGTGGCGATACCTTTTTCATTGAAGGAGAGGCGATGCCCGTATTCGCTCACCCAACCGATCTGACGGGAAGGATTGCCGACAACCAAAGCGTATGGCGGAATATCTTTAGTGACCACGGCCCCTGCGCCGATCATAGCATATTCGCCGATCGTATGGCCGCAAACGATCGTTGCATTCGCACCAATAGAAGCTCCTTTGCCGACATGTGTTTTCAAATATTGGTCTTTACGGGAAACGGCACTGCGGGGATTGACCACATTTGTAAAAACGCAGCTGGGTCCTAAAAAAACATCATCCCCACAAGTCACGCCGGTATAGACGGAGACATTGTTTTGTACCTTCACATTATTCCCTAAAACCACCAGAGGAGAGATCACGACATTCTGCCCGATATTACAATTCCGACCGATTGTGCACCCCGGCATAATATGGGAAAAATGCCAGATGTGTGTGCCGTCTCCAATTGTGCATCCGGGATCGATAACGGCTGTTTCATGTGCCTTATAAGTTTCCATTTACTTATATATTAAGAAGATTGTCGGTTTCTTGCTCAAATCAGGAACCTTTCCAGCCCATTCTTTAACAGGACGCGTATGGATATATTCATCTTCGCAAGTGATATTCGAAGCAATACACAATTTGGTCGAAGGACGGCACGTGCGGATCAACTCCTCCGCCAATTTATTATTGCGGTAAGGCGTTTCGATGAACAACTGCGTCTGGTTCTCCGAATAAATGCGCCCTTCCAGCTTCTTGATCGCATTCGTACGCTGTGAAGCATCGATCGGCAGATAGCCATGAAAAGCAAAGCTCTGCCCGTTAAAACCGGAACCCATCACCGACATCAGGATCGAAGAAGGGCCGACCAGCGGAACCACCTTGTAACCTTTACGCTGTGCAATAGCCACCACATCTGCCCCCGGATCGGCAACCGCCGGGCAGCCGGCCTCCGAGATCACACCGACCGACTCGCCTTCCGCCAAAGGAGCCAGATAAGCGGCAACGGCTTCGGCCGACGTATGCTTGTTCAATTCATAAAAGACAAGATTGTCAATCACGATCGAAGGCTCTGTCTTTTTCAGGAAACGGCGTGCCGTACGTACATTTTCGACAATGAAATGACGGATGGAAAGGATAACCTCCCGGTTGTATTCGGGAAGGACCCGGCGATGTTCGACGTCGCCAAGCGTGACAGGGATGAGATAGAGAGCGGACATGAATTTATGATTTATGATTTATGATTTATGATTTATGACCATGATAAAAAAGGCGACATGGCCATAAATCATAAATCATAAATCTTAAATCTTACGCAAAAGTAGTATTTTTGCCGAAAACAAGCGAAAAGAGATGGCACTTCCGATAGATTTTATCACACGTACCCGTGCATTGCTGGGAAATGAGTTCGACAGTTTCGAAGCGGCGTTGCAGGCCGATGTCCCCGTCAGTATCCGTATCAACGAGAAGAAAGGCGCTCCTATCCCGGCAGCCGATACTCCGGATAACCGGGTGGCGTGGTGCGATACAGGTTATTACCTGCCTGAAAGGCTTTCGTTTACCTTCGACCCGCTCTTCCATGCCGGCGCCTACTACGTGCAGGAAGCGTCGTCCATGTTTCTCGAACAAGTGATCCGCAGCCACGTGAAAACGCCTGTCCGATGCCTCGACCTCTGCGCCGCTCCGGGAGGCAAATCGACTCACCTGGCGGCTTGTCTGCCGGAAGGGAGCCTGCTGGTCAGCAATGAGGTGATCCG from Parabacteroides merdae ATCC 43184 includes the following:
- a CDS encoding acyltransferase → METYKAHETAVIDPGCTIGDGTHIWHFSHIMPGCTIGRNCNIGQNVVISPLVVLGNNVKVQNNVSVYTGVTCGDDVFLGPSCVFTNVVNPRSAVSRKDQYLKTHVGKGASIGANATIVCGHTIGEYAMIGAGAVVTKDIPPYALVVGNPSRQIGWVSEYGHRLSFNEKGIATCSESNQQYLLEGGIVTRIS
- a CDS encoding SAM-dependent methyltransferase — its product is MSALYLIPVTLGDVEHRRVLPEYNREVILSIRHFIVENVRTARRFLKKTEPSIVIDNLVFYELNKHTSAEAVAAYLAPLAEGESVGVISEAGCPAVADPGADVVAIAQRKGYKVVPLVGPSSILMSVMGSGFNGQSFAFHGYLPIDASQRTNAIKKLEGRIYSENQTQLFIETPYRNNKLAEELIRTCRPSTKLCIASNITCEDEYIHTRPVKEWAGKVPDLSKKPTIFLIYK